In Balaenoptera acutorostrata chromosome 19, mBalAcu1.1, whole genome shotgun sequence, the following proteins share a genomic window:
- the MAF gene encoding transcription factor Maf — protein MASELAMSNSDLPTSPLAMEYVNDFDLMKFEVKKEPVETDRIISQCGRLIAGGSLSSTPMSTPCSSVPPSPSFSAPSPGSGSEQKAHLEDYYWMTGYPQQLNPEALGFSPEDAVEALISNSHQLQGGFDGYGRGAQQLASAAGAGAGASLGGSGEEMGPAAAVVSAVIAAAAAQSGAGPHYHHHHHHHAAGHHHHPTAGAPGAAGSASASAGGAGGSGGGGPASAGGGGGGGGGGGGGGGGGGAAGAGGALHPHHAAGGLHFDDRFSDEQLVTMSVRELNRQLRGVSKEEVIRLKQKRRTLKNRGYAQSCRFKRVQQRHVLESEKNQLLQQVDHLKQEISRLVRERDAYKEKYEKLVSSGFRENGSSSDNPSSPEFFMYPRESSTSVM, from the coding sequence ATGGCATCAGAACTGGCAATGAGCAACTCCGACCTGCCCACCAGTCCCCTGGCCATGGAATATGTTAATGACTTCGATCTGATGAAGTTTGAAGTGAAAAAGGAACCGGTGGAGACCGACCGCATCATCAGCCAGTGTGGCCGTCTCATCGCCGGGGGCTCGCTGTCCTCCACCCCCATGAGCACGCCGTGCAGCTCggtgcccccttcccccagcttctCGGCGCCCAGCCCGGGCTCGGGCAGCGAGCAGAAGGCGCACCTGGAAGACTACTACTGGATGACCGGCTACCCGCAGCAGCTGAACCCCGAGGCGCTGGGCTTCAGCCCCGAGGACGCGGTCGAGGCGCTCATCAGCAACAGCCACCAGCTCCAGGGCGGCTTCGATGGCTACGGGCGCGGGGCGCAGCAGCTGGCCTCGGCGGCCGGGGCCGGCGCCGGCGCCTCCCTGGGCGGCAGCGGCGAGGAGatgggccccgccgccgccgtgGTGTCCGCCGTGATCGCCGCGGCCGCCGCGCAGAGCGGCGCGGGCCcgcactaccaccaccaccaccaccaccacgccGCCGGCCACCACCATCACCCGACGGCCGGCGCGCCCGGCGCCGCGGGCAGCGCGTCCGCCTCGGCCGGTGGCGCGGGCGGCTCGGGCGGCGGCGGCCCGGCCAGcgccgggggcggcggcggcggcggcggcggaggcggcggcggcggcggcggcgggggcgcggcgggggcggggggcgcccTGCACCCGCACCACGCCGCCGGCGGCCTGCACTTCGACGACCGCTTCTCCGACGAGCAGCTGGTGACCATGTCGGTGCGCGAGCTGAACCGGCAGCTGCGCGGGGTCAGCAAGGAGGAGGTGATCCGGCTGAAGCAGAAGAGGCGGACCCTGAAAAACCGCGGCTATGCCCAGTCCTGCCGCTTCAAGAGGGTGCAGCAGAGGCACGTCCTGGAGTCCGAGAAGAACCAGCTGCTGCAGCAGGTCGACCACCTCAAGCAGGAGATCTCCAGGCTGGTGCGCGAGAGGGACGCGTACAAGGAGAAATACGAGAAGCTGGTGAGCAGCGGCTTCCGAGAAAACGGCTCGAGCAGCGACAACCCGTCCTCTCCCGAATTTTTCAT